A single window of Ictalurus furcatus strain D&B chromosome 3, Billie_1.0, whole genome shotgun sequence DNA harbors:
- the LOC128605024 gene encoding uncharacterized protein LOC128605024, whose product MTAPDSDVLTPCLLLISSDQERYLCVMATSVSSSGSKDLGLRSASLLGKTSWISIMSEIKNFTVPCLDLDTFLSAKVKLRQEGFLDSNMKTCLDFAIQTLEKFPASKRRDVSLTFEGERQLVRFTAGNPVLLYVVRVGQKGPELHQKVPVGSRLVPSCLSESHFAGHRCRDELESCVDRARRVLSAEIESDPSSQSQLELRIVCGELQITYTTQQPQRSLFVCPRRRVCFGKTLNLEKLLETKTRLERSGEMKEGLLACFQHLLINYSQFQEENIRVLIQSDGELVELVCGRDGYHSTQHFIFTDGQNRAHSHRVQDMELWEYE is encoded by the exons ATGACTGCACCAGACAGCGATGTGCTCACGCCGTGTCTTCTCCTCATATCCTCCGATCAGGAGCGCTACCTCTGTGTCATGGCGACGTCCGTGTCTTCATCGGGGAGTAAAGATCTCGGGCTCAGGAGTGCATCGCTGCTCGGCAAAACGTCGTGGATCTCCATCATGAGTGAGAT aaaaaactTCACCGTGCCGTGTTTGGATTTGGACACGTTCCTCTCAGCGAAGGTGAAACTGCGCCAAGAAGGCTTTCTGGATTCCAACATGAAAACCTGCTTGGATTTTGCGATCCAGACGCTGGAGAAATTCCCTGCCTCTAAACGTCGTGACGTCTCTCTCACCTTTGAAGGAGAGAGGCAGCTGGTTCGGTTCACTGCAGGAAACCCCGTCCTGCTGTACGTGGTCCGTGTGGGTCAGAAAGGTCCAGAGCTTCATCAGAAAGTCCCGGTTGGGTCTCGTCTCGTCCCCTCGTGCCTGAGCGAGTCTCACTTCGCCGGGCATCGCTGCAGAGACGAGCTGGAGAGCTGCGTGGATCGAGCGAGGCGCGTTTTAAGCGCGGAAATCGAGTCGGATCCGTCGTCTCAGAGCCAGCTGGAGCTGAGGATCGTGTGCGGTGAGCTTCAGATTACTTACACTACCCAGCAGCCTCAGCGCAGCCTTTTCGTCTGCCCTCGCCGTCGAGTGTGCTTCGGCAAAACGCTgaacctggagaagctcctgGAGACCAAAACACGTCTGGAGAGAAGCGGCGAGATGAAGGAAGGCCTGCTGGCTTGTTTCCAGCACCTGCTGATCAACTACAGTCAGTTTCAGGAGGAAAACATCCGCGTCCTCATCCAGAGTGACGGAGAGCTGGTGGAGCTCGTCTGCGGACGCGACGGATACCACAGCACGCAGCACTTCATCTTCACCGACGGACAGAATCGAGCTCACAGCCACAGGGTTCAGGACATGGAGCTGTGGGAGTACGAGTGA
- the syt14a gene encoding synaptotagmin-14, whose amino-acid sequence MGQYQEAMTRSRGLRGRCTGAAGSPHHKGFSWETQHKYCPLSAEYDGYSSEASAEDVNCIQRMRLTPPLDELQPPPYQDEDGSTSDLADTKSEAHDPESFSNAKGLEEDVPSDSTAVVSPELYSPDSPFSPFGTLHILFDYDLHQRCLSVTVTAVTDLPSPRRSPGITWQLHLVLLPAKKQRAKMAVARGRSLSKTFRFSHVQSESIGNYGVRFRLYSISKIKKEKKMLGEKLFYLTKLNLQGKMAIPLPLEPCCSTTASETQSSVSAASCSETASTFQSAGQRSSPEILLGLVYNATTGRLSVEVIKGCHFKNVATNKPPNTYVKLTLLNSMGQEMSKCKTSLCRGQPNPTYRETFVFQVALFQLSDVTLILSVYNKRSIKRKEMIGWISLGLNSSGEDELTHWTQMKESKGQQVCRWHSLLES is encoded by the exons ATGGGTCAGTATCAGGAGGCCATGACGCGCTCGCGGGGTCTCCGAGGCCGGTGCACAGGGGCTGCTGGATCCCCTCATCATAAAGGCTTCAGCTGGGAGACGCAGCACAAATACTGCCCCCTGTCGGCCGAGTACGACGGATACAGCAGTGAGGCTTCTGCTGAGGACG TGAACTGTATTCAGAGGATGAGGTTGACTCCGCCCCTTGATGAGCTCCAGCCACCGCCCTACCAGGATGAAGACGGCTCGACCTCTGACCTCGCCGACACCAAGAGCGAAGCGCACGACCCCGAGAGCTTCAGCAACGCCAAGGGCCTGGAGGAGGACGTCCCGAGTGACAGCACAGCCGTGGTCAGCcccgag CTTTACTCTCCCGACTCGCCCTTCTCTCCGTTCGGGACGCTGCACATCCTCTTCGACTACGATTTGCACCAGCGCTGCCTCTCCGTCACTGTAACCGCGGTGACCGACCTCCCATCACCGCGACGATCGCCCGGGATCACCTGGCAACTCCACCTAGTGCTCCTTCCCGCCAAAAAGCAGCGCGCCAAGATGGCCGTGGCCAGGGGGCGGAGCCTCAGCAAGACCTTCCGCTTCAGCCACGTCCAGTCGGAGAGCATCGGGAACTATGGCGTGCGGTTTCGTCTCTACAGCATCAGCAAGAtcaagaaggagaagaagatgcTGGGAGAGAAATTGTTCTACCTCACCAAACTCAACCTGCAGGGCAAAATGGCCATCCCCCTGCCTCTGGAACCCTGCTGCAGCACCACA gccaGCGAGACTCAGTCGAGTGTGTCTGCCGCATCGTGCAGTGAAACAGCGTCTACGTTCCAGTCcgcaggtcaaaggtcatcgcCTGAGATTCTGCTAGGGCTTGTTTACAACGCCACCACGGGCCGCCTCTCTGTCGAGGTCATCAAGGGGTGTCACTTCAAAAACGTGGCCACCAACAAACCGCcca ACACGTACGTAAAGCTGACCCTGCTGAACTCCATGGGTCAGGAGATGTCCAAGTGTAAGACGTCGCTGTGCCGCGGCCAGCCGAACCCCACCTACAGGGAGACGTTCGTGTTCCAGGTGGCGCTGTTCCAGCTGTCGGACGTCACGCTCATCCTCTCCGTCTACAACAAACGCAGCATCAAGCGCAAGGAGATGATCGGCTGGATCTCTCTGGGCCTGAACAGCTCCGGCGAGGACGAGCTCACGCACTGGACGCAGATGAAGGAGTCGAAAGGGCAGCAGGTGTGTCGGTGGCACAGTCTGCTCGAGTCTTAG
- the sertad4 gene encoding SERTA domain-containing protein 4, protein MTLVLSMNPFCDHEAEPPPTIYQPIWESEHSGPTRSASGGDAHELHDEACRGAADHVTMSRIAYFKRKYVEDDDLPLNFRSYRHAVSPVLEEHTHILHLSLDKMRFIDDPEAFLRRSVLINNLLRRLRAEILLQGAWPFMTGSAPVTLTTPVSAHQDRGRKRLRLLHEEEEDECVSACCCFYEASRYMQLPVCVYERDVQPSSSSASAPAPAPSAITAERLERLFEEEEEEEEEEEEVESEGEEELDSLCPGLDLCEASFKERERLREREMEGETIVAVETGQLDSAQHGRK, encoded by the exons ATGACTTTGGTCTTGTCCATGAACCCTTTCTGTGACCATGAAGCTGAACCTCCGCCCACAATTTATCAGCCAATCTGGGAGTCTGAACACAGCGGCCCCACCCGCTCAGCATCTGGGGGCGACGCCCATGAGCTCCATGATG AGGCCTGCAGGGGAGCCGCAGATCATGTGACCATGTCGCGAATCGCTTACTTTAAAAGGAAATATGTGGAAGACGACGACCTTCCGCTAAACTTCAGGAGTTACCGTCACGCC GTGTCCCCGGTGTTAGAGGAACACACTCACATCCTTCATCTCTCTTTGGACAAAATGCGCTTTATCGACGACCCTGAGGCGTTCCTGCGCCGCTCCGTTCTCATCAACAACCTCCTGCGCCGCCTCAGGGCCGAAATCCTCCTCCAGGGGGCGTGGCCTTTCATGACGGGCTCGGCCCCGGTTACCTTGACGACGCCCGTCTCCGCCCACCAGGACCGTGGCCGTAAGAGGCTGAGATTACTGCACGAGGAGGAAGAAGACGAGTGCGTCTCCGCGTGTTGTTGTTTCTATGAAGCGAGCAGGTACATGCAGCttcccgtgtgtgtgtacgagagGGACGTTCAGCCTTCGtcatcatcagcatcagcaCCAGCACCAGCACCATCAGCCATAACGGCGGAGAGACTGGAGCGTCTTtttgaagaggaggaggaggaggaggaggaggaagaggaggtagagagtgaaggagaggagGAGCTCGACTCTCTGTGTCCCGGTTTGGACCTGTGCGAAGCGTCGttcaaggagagagagagactcagagagagagagatggaaggagagacGATCGTCGCCGTGGAAACGGGGCAGCTAGATTCGGCTCAGCACGGGAGGAAATAG
- the LOC128605091 gene encoding uncharacterized protein LOC128605091 produces the protein MKPKERISGPCTEGHLETALCEGTRRALSFRYTMSGAPETFDVHPDTEGILSVKQKLKEKACKDNVLLSNLDISERIFRHNPLNEAMTLQVKSEWQCLKIGKVGGVIYTVSTDDGQTRIDCCVYCDGDAVVDADVKSIYFSVHSCQNQRRSCFTEAKDVVGSKHQALKITCNRFSITFTIKGVPDEIKTIETKCQFKLRYITAEGLLERKCWMQKEKTNCHELIACLDFLIEKYLNTSEYPESNCRFILQGNKEMAEILSESPCTQQYIVICEKFSKVSIYPPKLKL, from the exons ATGAAACCGAAAGAGAGGATATCCGGCCCTTGCACTGAGGGACATCTAGAAACCG CTTTGTGTGAAGGAACTCGAAGAGCTCTGTCGTTCCGCTACACGATGTCTGGAGCACCAGA AACCTTTGATGTGCATCCTGACACAGAAGGCATACTGTCAGTGAAACAGAAGCTGAAGGAGAAGGCATGCAAGGACAACGTCCTCCTCTCCAACCTGGATATTTCCGAGCGCATCTTTAGACACAACCCTCTCAACGAAGCCATGACCCTGCAGGTCAAAAGTGAATGGCAGTGTCTGAAAATCGGCAAAGTCGGCGGCGTGATTTACACCGTGTCGACCGACGACGGTCAAACTCGCATCGATTGCTGCGTCTACTGCGACGGCGACGCGGTCGTTGATGCGGACGTCAAGAGCATCTATTTCAGCGTGCATTCCTGCCAGAACCAGAGAAGATCCTGTTTTACAGAAGCCAAAGACGTGGTGGGGTCCAAACATCAGGCGTTAAAGATCACGTGCAACAGGTtctccatcaccttcaccattAAAGGCGTACCTGACGAGATCAAGACGATCGAAACGAAGTGCCAGTTTAAGTTGCGTTATATAACGGCGGAGGGATTGCTGGAAAGGAAGTGCTGGATGCAGAAGGAGAAAACGAATTGCCACGAGTTGATCGCGTGTCTCGATTTTCTGATCGAGAAATATCTCAACACGTCCGAGTATCCCGAATCTAACTGCAGGTTCATTTTACAGGGAAATAAAGAAATGGCAGAAATCCTTTCAGAGAGTCCATGCACTCAACAGTACATTGTGATATGTGAGAAGTTTTCCAAAGTCTCCATTTATCCGCCCAAACTGAAGCTGTAG